A stretch of the uncultured Trichococcus sp. genome encodes the following:
- a CDS encoding MurR/RpiR family transcriptional regulator, protein MTIIEEIQNQYSAFSANEKKIADYILRNKASIKNMNIKDLAAKVDTSTSSITRFCKHINIDGFVDMKIALRSATSKPPSKEMPTVYDDIYGYYTQVIDETIQMIEDQAIETVVDWIKNAKKTVIYGIGSSGFTAAELAQRLIRMGLNVTGVTDSHLMIINSSIIKEDELVIAISNSGETPELIASLEIAKKKKAKIVALTSFKNSSLTKLADVTCFGYHSRFVNNTVFVNTQFGMVYLIDVISTFLLQDEDFQYNMDLTRANVQGYSKKTE, encoded by the coding sequence ATGACAATCATCGAGGAAATTCAAAACCAGTATTCCGCTTTTTCTGCAAATGAGAAAAAAATAGCGGATTACATTCTCCGGAACAAAGCTTCCATCAAAAATATGAACATCAAGGATTTGGCGGCGAAGGTCGATACTTCGACATCCAGCATCACCCGTTTCTGCAAACATATCAATATCGATGGATTTGTGGATATGAAAATCGCTTTGCGATCAGCGACAAGCAAGCCGCCGTCGAAAGAAATGCCGACCGTCTATGATGATATTTATGGTTATTATACGCAAGTCATCGATGAAACCATTCAGATGATTGAGGACCAAGCGATCGAAACGGTTGTTGATTGGATCAAAAACGCAAAAAAAACCGTCATCTATGGCATCGGCAGTTCCGGATTTACGGCCGCCGAATTGGCGCAACGCTTGATTCGGATGGGCCTGAATGTCACGGGGGTCACCGATTCCCATTTGATGATCATCAACAGCTCGATAATCAAAGAGGACGAATTGGTTATCGCCATTTCCAATTCAGGGGAAACGCCGGAGTTGATCGCTTCATTGGAAATCGCGAAAAAGAAAAAAGCGAAGATTGTTGCGCTGACCAGCTTCAAAAATAGTTCGCTTACGAAGCTGGCGGATGTCACTTGCTTCGGTTACCACTCGCGATTCGTCAACAACACAGTATTCGTCAACACGCAGTTCGGGATGGTGTATCTGATCGATGTGATTTCGACATTCCTGCTGCAGGACGAGGATTTCCAATACAACATGGATCTGACGAGAGCAAATGTGCAGGGGTATTCAAAAAAAACGGAGTAG
- a CDS encoding TIM barrel protein — protein MIEPMNKYLQIGLIHFMAYPQAMNWKDQGNIVETVKKIVVDDYFDAIEVSHIEKDEDRAAIKKMLDSSHMKVCYGAQPRLLTAGLNPNAIDETERLKAEAILIDSIDEAEYLGAKGIAFLSGKYEEATKAEAFSQLVKTTKTICEYAAKKDMTITLEVFDYDLDKKSLIGPAPYAATFAAEMRSLVENFGLMMDLSHIPQTHETSKYAIQVTKPYITHLHMGNGVVKEGAEAFGDTHPRFGFPNSVNDVPELLDFLRVLQTEGFFDSVNPPVLSFEVKPWQDEDPDIVIANAKRTLNRAWSLL, from the coding sequence ATGATAGAACCAATGAATAAATATCTGCAGATCGGACTGATCCATTTTATGGCTTATCCGCAGGCGATGAACTGGAAGGATCAAGGGAATATTGTAGAGACTGTGAAAAAAATAGTGGTGGATGATTACTTTGATGCCATCGAAGTTTCGCATATAGAGAAAGATGAAGACCGTGCAGCAATCAAAAAAATGCTGGATTCCAGCCACATGAAAGTCTGTTATGGTGCTCAGCCGCGCTTGTTGACAGCTGGATTGAACCCAAATGCCATTGATGAAACGGAACGGTTGAAGGCGGAAGCCATCCTGATCGATTCGATCGATGAAGCCGAATATCTCGGCGCAAAAGGGATCGCTTTCCTTTCCGGGAAATATGAAGAGGCTACAAAGGCAGAAGCTTTCAGTCAACTTGTCAAGACGACAAAGACAATCTGCGAATATGCAGCCAAAAAGGATATGACGATCACGCTGGAAGTCTTTGATTACGATCTGGATAAGAAATCCTTGATTGGTCCAGCACCTTATGCTGCAACTTTTGCAGCTGAGATGCGCAGTCTGGTGGAGAATTTCGGATTGATGATGGATCTGTCGCATATTCCGCAAACACATGAGACATCAAAATACGCCATCCAAGTCACGAAGCCTTATATCACCCATCTGCACATGGGCAATGGCGTCGTGAAAGAAGGCGCGGAAGCATTCGGAGATACGCACCCACGCTTCGGGTTCCCGAACAGCGTAAATGACGTTCCGGAATTATTGGACTTCTTGAGAGTTCTGCAAACAGAAGGATTTTTTGACAGCGTTAACCCGCCAGTGCTATCCTTCGAAGTGAAGCCGTGGCAAGATGAAGATCCGGATATCGTCATCGCAAATGCCAAACGGACATTGAATCGTGCGTGGAGCCTGTTATGA
- the dhaL gene encoding dihydroxyacetone kinase subunit DhaL, giving the protein MLTVETVRTWLSLFIDKLEQNEKYLNSLDESIGDGDHGVNMLRGANDLKVNLVGGSSVLLPDLFKLAGMSFIQKTGGAAGLLYGQAFLQMAQSLQEGNDLLDILTSGLEGIRKVGQAELGDKTLVDVWIPAMEDIRNKRLSLDSIKEHVRSTKDFQAKKGRAAYVSEQLNGHIDPGAASCGYFFEAMLEAGVYDE; this is encoded by the coding sequence ATGTTGACTGTCGAAACGGTCAGAACATGGTTAAGCTTGTTCATCGATAAGCTGGAACAAAACGAAAAGTATCTTAATTCGTTGGACGAATCCATCGGTGACGGCGATCACGGGGTCAATATGCTTCGGGGCGCCAACGATTTAAAAGTCAATTTGGTGGGTGGGTCTTCTGTACTCTTACCTGATTTATTCAAGCTAGCGGGGATGTCTTTCATCCAGAAAACGGGTGGGGCAGCCGGACTTCTGTATGGACAAGCCTTCCTGCAAATGGCACAGTCCCTGCAAGAGGGTAACGATCTACTGGACATTCTGACAAGTGGTCTCGAAGGGATCCGGAAAGTTGGGCAGGCGGAACTGGGGGACAAGACATTGGTGGATGTTTGGATTCCGGCCATGGAAGATATCCGTAATAAGCGCCTGTCATTGGACAGCATCAAAGAGCATGTCAGAAGCACGAAGGATTTTCAGGCGAAAAAGGGACGCGCAGCCTATGTGTCGGAACAGCTGAATGGTCATATCGATCCGGGAGCTGCCTCATGCGGTTATTTCTTTGAGGCTATGCTGGAAGCGGGGGTGTACGATGAGTGA
- a CDS encoding D-2-hydroxyacid dehydrogenase, with translation MKIVVLDGYTLNPGDLSWERLEKLGECAIYNRTPKDEIISRIGDASIVFTNKTPLTAEIFAACPNIRYVGVLATGYNVVDTAAAKEHGITVTNIPTYGTASVAQFTFALLLEVCHHVGEHDKAVKQGRWQESGDFCFWDYPLIELAGKKMGIIGFGRIGQAVAKIAIAFGMDVLAYDHYADKSLENEHTTIVGLDELLAQSDVVSLHCPLFPETEGIINATALDKMKSSAILINTSRGPLIVEEDLAAALNAGKLHGAAVDVVSTEPVTEANPLFTAKNCLITPHIAWAPIEARQRLLDIAIDNVTAFLEGNPVNSVS, from the coding sequence ATGAAGATAGTTGTATTGGATGGATATACGTTGAACCCGGGGGATCTCTCCTGGGAACGTCTGGAAAAATTAGGGGAATGCGCCATCTATAATCGCACGCCTAAAGATGAAATCATCTCGCGGATTGGGGATGCTTCGATCGTATTCACAAATAAAACCCCTTTGACGGCTGAAATTTTCGCGGCTTGCCCGAACATCCGCTATGTCGGTGTTTTGGCGACAGGTTATAACGTGGTGGACACGGCCGCAGCCAAAGAGCACGGCATCACCGTGACGAACATTCCGACCTACGGGACCGCGTCGGTGGCTCAATTCACTTTCGCTTTGTTGTTGGAAGTGTGCCACCATGTAGGCGAGCACGACAAAGCAGTCAAGCAGGGCCGTTGGCAGGAATCAGGGGATTTCTGCTTCTGGGATTATCCGCTGATCGAATTGGCTGGCAAAAAAATGGGCATCATCGGCTTCGGCCGGATCGGGCAGGCTGTGGCTAAGATCGCCATCGCATTCGGCATGGACGTGCTGGCATACGATCACTATGCTGATAAGAGCTTAGAGAACGAGCACACGACAATCGTGGGGCTGGACGAGTTATTGGCTCAATCGGATGTCGTGTCCTTGCATTGTCCGTTATTCCCGGAAACCGAGGGAATCATCAATGCGACAGCTTTGGATAAAATGAAATCCAGTGCCATTTTGATCAACACGTCTCGTGGGCCGTTGATCGTCGAGGAAGACTTGGCGGCGGCTCTGAATGCCGGCAAGTTGCATGGAGCAGCAGTGGATGTCGTTTCGACCGAACCAGTGACGGAAGCAAACCCATTGTTCACAGCGAAAAATTGCCTGATCACACCACATATCGCCTGGGCTCCGATCGAAGCCAGACAGCGGTTATTGGATATCGCGATTGACAATGTTACGGCATTTTTGGAAGGAAATCCAGTGAATAGCGTTTCTTGA
- a CDS encoding thiamine pyrophosphate-dependent enzyme, with protein sequence MLVAEAIVQILEKEGIEDVFGIPGAGINPVYKYLEKSDSIKHMVMRHEEACTHAADGYYRSSGKMAMATCTAGPGATNFITGIYTANIDSIPFLALTGQSVRSQLNKDAFQSVDIVSIAKPIAKGAWCVMDPNDTVEIFREGFRIAREGKPGPILIDLPLDVQMAEIDFDIDSYIPYEIERPAPETDKIKEALQLISEAKAPVMIMGGGVILSEATSECVELAEMLQLPVITTYMAKGGIPVNHPLNAGHAGIQVGGPLGNKVLSEADVVLGIGCRFTDRHTGDIKVYSEGRKFIHIDIEPSQIGKIIPAEIGIVADAKMAIEALLAEAKQMEAFGAKGLVSELPQLSIDLRRKTDYDSRPIKPHRVFQEMNEVFGDEVMYTTGCGLTQIWSGQLQDINRPRKYLPSGGAGTLGFDIPGAIGASVGAPGIKTVSVLGDFGFTFMVEEIAVAAVNDIPLVVVIVNNAYLGLIRQNQNYGYDFEYAVHMAENQGVMDYVKVAEGFGCEAERVFNPEDIKPALERAYASNKPYVIDIVCEEATDCSMGASITAVREFV encoded by the coding sequence ATGTTAGTAGCAGAAGCGATTGTACAAATTTTGGAAAAAGAAGGAATTGAAGACGTTTTCGGAATCCCAGGCGCAGGCATCAACCCAGTATACAAATATTTGGAGAAATCCGATTCGATCAAACACATGGTCATGAGACACGAAGAAGCTTGCACGCACGCAGCTGATGGCTATTACCGTTCCAGCGGAAAAATGGCAATGGCTACTTGTACAGCCGGTCCTGGCGCGACCAATTTCATCACAGGTATCTATACTGCGAACATCGATTCCATTCCGTTTTTGGCATTGACGGGACAATCCGTAAGATCGCAGTTGAACAAGGATGCTTTTCAATCAGTGGACATCGTGTCGATCGCTAAACCGATCGCAAAAGGTGCTTGGTGCGTAATGGATCCTAACGATACCGTCGAAATTTTCCGCGAAGGCTTCCGGATTGCACGCGAGGGCAAACCAGGTCCGATTCTGATTGATTTACCGTTGGATGTGCAAATGGCTGAAATCGATTTTGACATCGATAGCTACATCCCTTATGAAATCGAAAGACCAGCTCCGGAAACAGACAAAATCAAAGAAGCTCTGCAGTTGATTTCAGAAGCGAAAGCGCCTGTCATGATCATGGGTGGAGGCGTCATCCTTTCCGAAGCAACAAGCGAATGCGTTGAGCTAGCTGAAATGCTGCAACTACCGGTCATCACAACTTATATGGCAAAAGGCGGCATCCCCGTCAATCATCCTTTGAATGCGGGCCATGCCGGTATTCAAGTCGGCGGACCTCTTGGAAACAAAGTTCTGAGCGAAGCGGATGTCGTTCTGGGAATCGGTTGCCGCTTCACGGATCGCCATACCGGTGACATCAAAGTGTATTCGGAAGGACGTAAATTCATCCATATCGATATCGAACCGAGCCAAATCGGTAAAATCATCCCGGCTGAAATCGGTATCGTAGCCGATGCTAAAATGGCAATCGAAGCATTGCTGGCTGAAGCGAAACAAATGGAAGCATTTGGAGCAAAAGGTCTTGTTTCAGAACTGCCGCAATTGAGCATCGATCTGAGACGGAAAACCGACTATGACAGCAGACCGATCAAACCGCATCGTGTATTCCAAGAGATGAATGAAGTATTCGGTGATGAAGTAATGTACACGACCGGTTGTGGATTGACGCAAATCTGGTCCGGCCAATTGCAGGACATCAATCGTCCAAGAAAATACTTGCCATCAGGCGGTGCGGGCACTCTAGGATTCGACATTCCAGGCGCAATCGGAGCCTCTGTTGGGGCACCGGGAATCAAGACTGTTTCGGTTTTGGGTGATTTCGGATTCACTTTCATGGTTGAAGAGATCGCTGTTGCGGCAGTCAATGACATTCCATTGGTTGTAGTCATCGTCAACAATGCTTATTTGGGACTGATCCGCCAAAATCAAAATTATGGCTATGATTTCGAATACGCTGTACATATGGCAGAGAATCAAGGCGTGATGGATTACGTGAAAGTAGCGGAAGGCTTCGGCTGCGAAGCGGAACGCGTCTTCAATCCGGAGGACATCAAACCAGCCTTGGAACGTGCTTATGCTTCGAACAAACCTTACGTCATCGATATTGTATGTGAAGAAGCGACTGATTGCTCAATGGGAGCAAGCATCACAGCCGTAAGAGAATTCGTGTAG
- a CDS encoding glycerate kinase — protein sequence MKLRDDATYIINQSIQAVLPDKAVTNALNKMAMDGNIHIIAIGKAAWRMTKAAVDCLGEQFKGGMVLTKYDHSLGEIERVTIFEAGHPIPDQASIEATAEILQYVSAIPEEDTIIFLISGGGSALFEKTRNNITLAELEDINKQLLSSGANIVEINTIRKHLSEVKGGQFAQLCSPRHIHAIILSDVLGDRLDTIASGPAYPDFSTSAEAQKIVEKYDLKLSEKAREALLRETPKSLDNVNNTLIGSVDILCREAVTHAQSRGYHTCLMSTAIEEEASAVGERLGQLARKIVSGQEDAQFPCAIIAGGEPVVTIKGDGLGGRNQELALAAAFQISGLPEVVVASVGSDGTDGPTDAAGGLVDGASLARMRKSYADVEALLANNDSNTALESSGDLIVTGPTGTNVNDLIILLIDKAPA from the coding sequence ATGAAACTAAGAGATGATGCAACGTATATCATAAATCAATCGATTCAGGCGGTATTACCGGATAAAGCCGTCACAAATGCCTTAAATAAGATGGCTATGGATGGCAATATCCATATCATCGCAATCGGAAAAGCGGCTTGGCGTATGACGAAAGCGGCGGTGGATTGTCTGGGCGAGCAATTCAAAGGCGGAATGGTCTTGACAAAATATGACCATTCCCTAGGTGAAATCGAACGAGTGACCATTTTTGAGGCCGGACATCCGATTCCGGATCAGGCTTCCATCGAAGCGACCGCTGAAATTTTGCAGTACGTATCCGCTATTCCGGAAGAAGACACCATCATATTTTTGATTTCCGGCGGAGGGTCTGCGCTGTTTGAAAAAACGCGAAATAATATCACTTTGGCTGAGTTGGAGGACATCAACAAGCAGCTTTTGAGCAGCGGAGCGAACATCGTCGAAATCAATACGATCCGTAAGCATCTATCGGAAGTGAAGGGCGGCCAATTTGCTCAGCTGTGTTCTCCTCGTCACATTCATGCCATTATCCTGTCCGATGTTTTGGGTGACCGATTGGACACGATCGCATCCGGTCCGGCTTACCCTGATTTTTCGACGAGTGCAGAGGCACAGAAGATTGTTGAGAAATATGATTTGAAATTGTCGGAAAAGGCGCGGGAAGCCTTGCTGAGGGAAACCCCAAAATCGTTGGATAACGTAAACAACACCTTGATCGGGAGTGTGGATATTTTATGCCGTGAGGCGGTAACGCATGCCCAATCGCGCGGATACCATACTTGTCTGATGTCGACGGCTATTGAAGAGGAAGCTTCCGCAGTTGGGGAACGTCTTGGGCAACTCGCCAGAAAAATAGTCTCCGGGCAAGAAGATGCCCAATTTCCGTGTGCCATCATTGCCGGAGGGGAGCCCGTCGTTACGATCAAAGGAGATGGGCTAGGGGGCCGAAACCAGGAATTAGCACTGGCGGCTGCCTTTCAGATTTCCGGATTGCCGGAAGTGGTAGTGGCATCGGTCGGATCTGACGGAACGGATGGACCTACGGATGCTGCAGGTGGGCTGGTCGACGGCGCCAGCTTAGCGCGCATGCGCAAAAGCTACGCGGATGTGGAAGCTTTGTTGGCGAACAATGATTCCAACACAGCCCTCGAAAGCAGTGGGGATCTGATTGTTACGGGCCCTACCGGTACAAACGTGAATGATTTGATTATTTTACTTATCGATAAAGCTCCTGCTTAA
- the nagA gene encoding N-acetylglucosamine-6-phosphate deacetylase — protein MKKVIIHAEVYTGETVIADGFVRFGKEINAVGNMSEYIPEPDEEVIDAAGSRLMPGFIDVHSHGGYGMDNMDGDADGINRMIAAMHREGITSYFPTTMTQSTENIEKALIGIRKAAEGNPVIQGIHLEGPFISAVFKGAQPEEHIKLPDAVLMRRWQELSGGLIRLVTYAPETTDATAFENYCLDNRIVLSVGHSNALRKQLQQSEATHITHLFNAQRGLHHREPGVTGHAFLEDDIYAEMIVDGLHIDPEMVKIAFKQKGADRIELITDAMRAKGMGDGISELGGQKVIVKDGEARLESGNLAGSVLEFQEAFKNIISFTGCSISDAVKMSSVNQAREFGLVKKGGIAPGKDADMVLLSQSFTVERTISFGKTVFNKNGK, from the coding sequence ATGAAAAAAGTGATTATCCATGCAGAAGTGTATACCGGAGAAACCGTCATCGCCGATGGGTTTGTCCGGTTCGGAAAAGAAATCAACGCGGTTGGGAACATGTCGGAGTACATTCCCGAACCGGATGAGGAAGTGATCGATGCAGCCGGAAGCAGACTGATGCCGGGCTTCATTGATGTCCACAGCCACGGCGGTTATGGCATGGACAATATGGACGGTGATGCCGATGGAATCAACCGGATGATTGCAGCGATGCACCGGGAAGGGATCACCAGCTATTTTCCGACGACGATGACGCAATCGACCGAAAATATCGAAAAGGCATTGATCGGCATCCGCAAGGCTGCAGAAGGAAATCCTGTCATTCAAGGCATCCACCTCGAAGGCCCCTTCATTTCTGCAGTATTCAAGGGAGCACAACCGGAAGAACACATAAAACTGCCGGACGCAGTTTTGATGCGCAGGTGGCAGGAATTGAGCGGGGGATTGATCCGTTTGGTAACCTATGCGCCGGAGACGACTGATGCGACGGCATTCGAAAACTATTGTCTGGACAACCGGATCGTGCTTTCGGTGGGGCATTCAAATGCTCTTCGCAAGCAATTGCAACAATCTGAAGCAACACATATCACGCACCTCTTCAATGCGCAAAGGGGACTTCACCACCGGGAACCTGGCGTTACCGGTCATGCGTTCCTGGAGGACGACATCTATGCGGAAATGATTGTCGACGGTCTGCATATCGATCCGGAAATGGTGAAGATCGCCTTTAAACAGAAGGGGGCCGACCGTATCGAACTGATTACCGACGCCATGCGCGCCAAAGGAATGGGAGACGGCATCAGCGAGTTGGGCGGGCAGAAGGTCATCGTCAAGGACGGTGAAGCCCGTCTGGAAAGCGGGAATCTGGCAGGAAGTGTGCTGGAGTTCCAGGAGGCATTCAAGAATATCATCAGCTTTACCGGCTGCAGCATTTCCGATGCGGTAAAAATGAGTTCGGTCAATCAGGCCCGCGAATTCGGTCTGGTGAAAAAAGGGGGCATCGCTCCTGGAAAAGATGCCGATATGGTGCTGCTCTCGCAGTCATTCACAGTGGAGCGGACAATCAGTTTTGGGAAAACAGTTTTCAATAAAAACGGAAAGTAG
- the nagB gene encoding glucosamine-6-phosphate deaminase, translating into MEIIIKANPEEASRCAFEKIREEMENGAKVLGLATGSTPERLYRIMRESDLDFSGMTSINLDEYVGLSEESPHSYHHFMHEHLFDAKPFKKNYLLDGLADETEECAQFEEIIAANPIDVQVLGIGTNGHIGFNEPGTSFDSRTQKVALWQSTIDSNKRFFEDEKDVPRFAYSMGIQSILSSRKIILMAFGKEKASAVKAALEGPITEDLPASVLQTHKHVTVILDEEAAQLLTKK; encoded by the coding sequence ATGGAAATAATCATCAAAGCAAATCCAGAAGAGGCAAGTCGTTGTGCATTCGAAAAAATCCGGGAGGAAATGGAAAACGGAGCGAAGGTACTCGGTTTGGCAACCGGCAGCACGCCGGAGCGGTTATACCGGATCATGCGTGAAAGCGATCTTGATTTTTCGGGGATGACATCGATCAATCTTGACGAATATGTGGGATTGTCCGAAGAAAGTCCGCACAGCTACCATCATTTTATGCATGAACACTTATTTGATGCAAAACCATTCAAGAAAAATTATCTGCTGGACGGATTGGCGGATGAAACGGAAGAATGCGCGCAATTCGAAGAAATCATTGCCGCGAATCCGATCGATGTGCAGGTTCTTGGCATCGGTACGAACGGGCATATCGGTTTCAACGAGCCGGGCACGTCTTTTGATTCCCGGACCCAGAAAGTGGCGCTGTGGCAATCCACAATCGATTCGAACAAACGATTCTTTGAGGATGAAAAGGATGTCCCGCGTTTTGCCTATTCGATGGGAATCCAATCGATCCTATCGTCAAGAAAAATCATCCTGATGGCTTTCGGGAAAGAAAAAGCATCTGCCGTCAAAGCAGCATTGGAAGGACCAATCACAGAAGACCTTCCCGCGAGTGTTCTGCAGACACACAAGCATGTGACCGTGATACTGGATGAAGAAGCGGCACAACTGCTCACGAAAAAATAG
- a CDS encoding alpha/beta hydrolase: MKKNSAKGMMKRMNALTETYFVYEGLPLQATFYPAATEIPKPLTILYLHGGGLVFGDRNDLPDMYKKMLADAGYALLMLDYPLAPEVQLPEIIRCLQQSLVWFKEEGKNLFHLDSTDYVLFGRSAGAYLSFQLASRSNESHLKGLASFYGYYSLDDPSFHQPSTYYNKFPKVPAGYLKQLIQKQPLAVGAVNERFPLYLHARQTGKWVPQFLEDKSKIAAFSLTAAELQSLPPVFLTASTADQDVPYQFTQQAAQLIPRNVLQPVLGMPHDFDADLTKPAGKRTYQQFVHWLDGLCDK; this comes from the coding sequence GTGAAAAAGAATTCAGCGAAAGGAATGATGAAAAGAATGAATGCTTTAACCGAGACTTATTTTGTATATGAAGGGTTGCCGCTGCAGGCGACGTTTTATCCAGCTGCGACAGAAATCCCCAAACCGTTGACAATTCTTTACTTGCATGGGGGCGGGTTGGTATTCGGCGACCGCAATGACCTTCCTGATATGTACAAAAAGATGCTGGCTGATGCCGGATATGCGCTGTTGATGCTCGATTATCCGCTGGCACCGGAAGTACAACTGCCCGAAATCATAAGGTGTCTGCAGCAGTCCTTAGTTTGGTTCAAAGAAGAAGGCAAAAATTTGTTTCATTTGGATTCTACAGATTATGTGCTTTTCGGCCGTTCAGCCGGTGCCTACCTGTCTTTTCAGTTGGCATCCCGCTCCAATGAATCCCATCTGAAAGGATTGGCCAGTTTTTATGGTTACTATTCACTGGATGATCCCTCTTTCCATCAGCCAAGCACTTACTACAACAAGTTTCCTAAAGTGCCTGCGGGATATTTGAAACAGCTGATCCAAAAGCAGCCCCTTGCTGTAGGAGCAGTAAACGAAAGGTTTCCGTTATACCTCCATGCCCGTCAGACCGGAAAATGGGTTCCGCAATTCCTTGAGGACAAGTCAAAAATAGCCGCCTTCAGTCTGACCGCTGCCGAGCTGCAATCGTTGCCGCCTGTTTTTCTTACTGCCAGCACAGCAGACCAGGACGTGCCTTACCAATTTACCCAACAAGCTGCTCAGCTGATACCCCGAAATGTGCTCCAACCTGTTCTGGGAATGCCGCACGACTTTGATGCCGATTTGACAAAGCCTGCCGGTAAGCGCACTTATCAACAATTTGTCCACTGGCTTGATGGTCTCTGTGATAAATAA
- a CDS encoding IclR family transcriptional regulator: MIEKKVKKNQSVEKVLQIIELLVSQGGEMRLQDIADQVNSPSSTVLRYLSTLSSFGYVYQNADSSKYALTLKLAQLGSLVSEQSDIRNLVHDDLVALSKEFQESSCLAIEEDHEVVYIDVINGPDNMLKTMQRIGKRAPLHATSVGKNILQNYTEKEIEDILKEKGMPALTAKTLTTPEALFKELETVQETGVAMDNEECEIGAKCLSVPLIDYTGKVVAAISISGPVFRMTDEKVEKIKAYMLRMSKEISKKLAYTE; encoded by the coding sequence GTGATTGAAAAAAAAGTAAAAAAAAATCAATCAGTCGAAAAAGTATTGCAGATCATCGAATTACTGGTGTCCCAAGGCGGTGAAATGCGACTGCAGGACATCGCTGATCAAGTGAATTCGCCAAGCAGCACCGTATTGCGTTATTTAAGCACGTTGAGTTCCTTCGGATATGTTTACCAAAACGCCGACTCATCCAAATATGCACTTACCTTAAAATTGGCCCAATTGGGCAGTCTGGTGAGCGAACAATCTGATATCCGTAACTTGGTCCATGACGATTTAGTCGCGTTATCGAAGGAATTTCAGGAATCCTCATGCTTAGCTATAGAAGAAGATCATGAAGTGGTCTATATCGATGTCATCAACGGTCCGGACAACATGCTGAAGACAATGCAACGGATCGGAAAACGCGCTCCCTTGCATGCGACCAGCGTAGGAAAGAATATTCTGCAGAACTATACGGAGAAAGAAATCGAAGATATCCTGAAAGAAAAAGGCATGCCGGCATTGACAGCCAAAACACTCACAACTCCCGAAGCGCTTTTCAAAGAGTTGGAAACTGTCCAGGAAACAGGTGTGGCGATGGACAACGAAGAATGCGAAATCGGAGCCAAATGCCTTTCGGTACCGCTTATCGATTACACCGGAAAAGTAGTAGCAGCCATCAGCATCAGCGGCCCCGTCTTCCGCATGACCGACGAAAAAGTGGAAAAAATCAAAGCCTACATGCTGCGCATGTCGAAAGAAATCTCAAAAAAACTCGCCTATACAGAATAA
- the dhaM gene encoding dihydroxyacetone kinase phosphoryl donor subunit DhaM, which translates to MSEQYGILLVSHVAELAEGVARLLKQVAEDVTVKAIGGLEDGGIGTSFDKVTAAINGMTESNILAFYDLGSAKMNLELVREMTEKKLVICDAAFVEGSYLTAALLQADTPYEKICEQLQELYVK; encoded by the coding sequence ATGAGTGAACAGTACGGCATTTTGTTGGTTTCGCATGTTGCGGAACTCGCTGAAGGAGTGGCCCGTTTGCTGAAGCAAGTAGCGGAGGACGTCACGGTGAAAGCAATCGGCGGATTGGAAGACGGCGGCATCGGCACGAGTTTTGATAAAGTCACGGCGGCCATCAATGGAATGACAGAGTCTAATATATTGGCCTTTTATGATTTGGGCAGCGCCAAGATGAATCTTGAATTGGTAAGGGAAATGACCGAAAAAAAACTGGTCATTTGCGATGCGGCCTTTGTGGAGGGGTCTTATCTGACAGCGGCTTTGCTGCAAGCTGATACGCCCTATGAAAAAATTTGTGAACAGTTGCAGGAATTGTACGTAAAATGA